In Lates calcarifer isolate ASB-BC8 linkage group LG4, TLL_Latcal_v3, whole genome shotgun sequence, a genomic segment contains:
- the prtfdc1b gene encoding phosphoribosyltransferase domain-containing protein 1b — protein sequence MADVAVQSEGRSSGIVINDDWPGYSLDLFNYPAHYSGDLDCVIIPHGVIMDRTERLARNIMDDLGDHDIVVLCVLKGGYQFCADLVDRIKALSRNSNHTIPMRVHFIRLKSYLNDQSTEDLHIVGAEDLSFLAGKNVLVVEAIVGTGKTMQTLLKHVEAFRPKMIKVAGLLVKRVPHNSPCLPDYVGFEIPNRFVVGYALDYNEYFRDLNHICAISESGKTKYKI from the exons ATCAACGATGACTGGCCAGGCTACAGTTTAGACCTTTTCAACTATCCAGCTCACTACTCCGGAGATTTAGACTGTGTCATCATCCCACATGGCGTGATTATGGACAG gACAGAACGCCTCGCACGAAACATCATGGACGACCTGGGGGACCACGACATCGTGGTGCTGTGTGTTCTAAAAGGAGGCTACCAGTTCTGTGCAGACCTGGTGGACAGGATCAAGGCTCTCAGCCGCAACTCCAACCACACGATCCCCATGAGGGTCCACTTCATCCGTCTCAAGAGCTACCTG AACGACCAGTCGACAGAGGATCTTCACATAGTTGGAGCAGAGGACTTGTCTTTTTTAGCTGGAAAG AACGTACTGGTTGTGGAG GCCATTGTGGGCACCGGAAAGACAATGCAGACTCTCCTGAAGCATGTTGAAGCCTTCAGGCCCAAAATGATTAAAGTTGCAGG ACTGCTTGTGAAGAGAGTGCCACACAACTCACCCTGTCTTCCTGATT ATGTCGGCTTTGAGATACCCAATCGTTTTGTGGTTGGATATGCCTTAGACTACAATGAGTATTTTAGAGACCTCAAT CATATCTGTGCCATCAGCGAAAGTGGGAAGACGAAATATAAGATTTAA